The Cervus elaphus chromosome 12, mCerEla1.1, whole genome shotgun sequence genome includes a region encoding these proteins:
- the LOC122705036 gene encoding angiogenin-2, with translation MVMVLSPLFLVFMLDLGLTPQTLAQNDGYMGFLRKHYDPSPAGRNDRYCNTMMERRNMTRPCKDTNTFVHGNSDDIRAICDDRNGEPYRDGLRRSRSPFQVTTCKHKGGSTRPPCRYRAFKANRIIVIRCRGGFPVHLEENFIPPRP, from the coding sequence ATGGTCATGGTATTGAGCCCCCTGTTTTTGGTTTTCATGCTGGATCTGGGCCTGACCCCACAAACCCTGGCTCAAAATGATGGGTACATGGGATTTTTAAGGAAGCACTATGATCCTAGCCCAGCAGGCCGCAATGATAGATACTGTAACACCATGATGGAGAGACGAAACATGACTAGACCCTGCAAAGACACCAACACCTTTGTTCATGGCAACAGTGATGACATCAGGGCCATCTGTGATGATAGGAATGGAGAACCTTACAGAGACGGTCTTAGAAGAAGCAGGTCTCCCTTCCAGGTCACGACCTGCAAGCATAAAGGAGGGTCCACCCGGCCTCCATGCCGGTACAGAGCCTTCAAAGCAAACAGAATCATTGTTATTCGCTGTCGAGGTGGCTTTCCTGTCCACCTTGAGGAGAACTTTATCCCTCCAAGACCGTAG
- the LOC122705035 gene encoding angiogenin-1-like, translating to MVVVLSPLFLVFMLGLGLTPLALDQDDYRYRHFLTQHYDAKPKGRDDKYCNNIMQNRGLTRPCKDTNTFIHGNKNDIKAICEDRNGEPYGGNLRISRSAFQVTTCKHSGGSSRPPCKYRATKSSRVIVIGCENGWPVHFDESFIPSR from the coding sequence ATGGTCGTGGTCCTGAGCCCCCTGTTTTTGGTCTTCATGCTGGGTCTGGGTCTGACCCCACTAGCCCTGGATCAAGATGACTACAGATACAGACACTTCCTGACCCAGCACTACGATGCCAAACCAAAGGGCCGGGATGACAAATACTGTAATAACATCATGCAAAATCGAGGCCTGACCAGACCTTGCAAAGACACCAACACCTTTATTCATGGCAACAAGAATGACATCAAGGCCATCTGTGAAGACAGGAATGGAGAGCCTTATGGAGGCAATCTCAGAATAAGCAGGTCTGCATTCCAAGTCACCACCTGCAAGCACAGTGGAGGTTCCTCCCGGCCTCCATGCAAGTACAGAGCCACAAAATCCTCCAGAGTCATTGTTATCGGCTGTGAAAATGGCTGGCCTGTCCACTTTGATGAGTCCTTTATCCCTTCAAGATAG
- the RNASE4 gene encoding ribonuclease 4, which translates to MALQRTQVFLLFLLLSLLGLGLVQPSYGQDRMYQRFLRQHVDPDETAGSDGYCNLMMQRRKMTSHQCKRFNTFIHEDLWNIRSICSTANIQCKNGRMNCHEGVVRVTDCRETGSSRAPNCRYRAKASTRRVVIACEGNPEVPVHFDK; encoded by the coding sequence ATGGCTCTCCAGCGGACCCAGGTCTTTCTTCTGTTCTTGCTGCTGAgcctgctggggctggggctggtaCAGCCCTCCTATGGCCAGGATCGCATGTACCAACGATTCCTGCGGCAACACGTGGACCCTGATGAGACAGCAGGCAGTGACGGCTACTGCAACCTGATGATGCAAAGACGGAAGATGACTTCACATCAGTGCAAGCGCTTCAACACTTTCATTCATGAAGATCTTTGGAACATCCGCAGTATCTGCAGCACCGCCAACATTCAGTGCAAGAACGGCCGGATGAACTGCCATGAGGGTGTAGTGAGGGTCACAGACTGCAGGGAGACAGGGAGTTCCAGGGCTCCCAACTGCAGATACCGGGCCAAGGCCAGCACCAGACGTGTTGTCATCGCCTGTGAGGGTAACCCGGAAGTGCCTGTGCACTTTGACAAATAG